A region of the Mus caroli chromosome 7, CAROLI_EIJ_v1.1, whole genome shotgun sequence genome:
TGTGAACCCTGCCCAGTTCTGGCTAAATGTCTCCTGCCTCCTACCCTGATCACCTCTAGTCAGCCCAAAAGCCACGCTGGGTTCCCTGCCAACTAGGCCTTCTTCCAGACAAACCCAATACCCTGGACACTGATGACACTACCACAAGAGAAGCACCCAGGACacctcagaaagaagaaagataagatCCCAGAGGAAGGCAAAAGCCTAAGAGGACGAGTGGGCCTCATACCTTTATCATTAGGCAGGTCTCCCTGCAGGGAGCTTCCCACAGCCTGCTGAATGGCCCGCTgcaaaaggggggaaaaaaaaatcagggccaAGACCTCTCTAAGTTCTGCTGTTTGGAAAGCGCCTTCCAGGCACCTGGCAGCCAGAGCTCACAAAGAACCCCAATTCTTCCTGAAGGCCCCGTCCAGGGCCCGAACCCTCAGCCCATACTTTAGAGCATGAGAACCTAGGCCCCCAGGCCTCACTGCACCCAGCTTTCTTACCaaaataaaggcagaaggagaaagggcAGGATCTCTGTCAGGTGGACCGTCTCCCCGATCCTCTCCCGACTCCTCTGTTTTACCTCGagactcctcttcctcctccatggtCACCTGGGGTTGAGGCAACAGTTTGAAGTGAAGGTTGAGGGAGGCAGGTCAGAGGTGAAGGAAGACCTCAAGGGCCCCCAGTGCATCCTCCTTTAGTGTCCCTCTCTTCCGCCTCATTTCTGATGACCTTGTCCGTGGTCCCACGCTGACCTGCAGGGACTAGAGCCATTCTTATCCTTCTGGATTTCAGCTGCCTCCCCATCAATGGGAGGACCGCTCAGCCACCTGCTCCAACATCTGGCCCTCCACTGCCCACAGCTTCCCAAAGCTCCTAGGCAAACCTCCAATTAATTACCCGACCCAGTCAAATAGATGCAAACTCAACCCTGACTTCGGGTGTCATGATTTTAAGAGCGTTGTGCTTCAGTCTCAGAAAGCCACCTTCCCCACAGCGAGGAATGTGCCGACATGCTCAGGGGTACTCTGTAGGTACCGTAGGTTCACACAGCATTCATCATCCTCCATGATGAGGAGCCCAAGAGCTTTATTTACAGCCACGAGATACAACTATGATAGTATGATCTACACAACCACCACAccgcttttaaaacaaaaatgccaagtTTCAGAAAGGCATGCTGTCCTCCCAGCCCCATTGGGACACTTGCCTATCACCCAGCTGCCTGTCCTGTGGAAGCATGGCCAAAGCCTCGGTGATGTCACGGGAATTCTGAGCTTTGAGTGCCCAGTCAGGTAGTTGAAAGAGCATGCTTCAGACTGGTGGATGTCTTGATTGAGGCTTCAGAAAACATGAATATCACAGCTGTAAACCTCCCCACAGCTGTCAAACCTGCTACTCTGAAAATACCTAATCTTGGAATTCCTAAAAGCTCTAGGCTCCCTAAACCACACTAGTGCTTATCTGAAAATGGCAAAATAGTAGTATCTCTCACACTGGTTTCCACATATAAATGACTGGATACACATTAGCAATAATTCTATCAGTAGCCCTTAGACCAGGTTTCACCTTTTGGCCTCAGCCCCGGTCTCAGTCCTACTCTGAAACTATACCTTGGCCTCCACAACCTCCCCAGCTCCAGCTCTCCAAACCTTCAGCTTCTTCCTGATTCCCTCAGGCATACCTTACtctgatgcccccccccccatatccaAGCTTCTCTAAGCTAACATTCAAGACTTTCCTACCCTGTATAGCAATAATTCCCAGCTCTAAGGCTGCTCTCTCAGTCTGATACACATCTTATCTAGAGCACTGACTgtcacagacaaaaaaaaattgtaccaAGAGCTCCTGGCTGCAGATTTGGAGATCCCCAAAACCATAGACCTTGTAAGGCTCTGCAGACCATGTGAAATCGGTGATCCCTCAATTACAGGGCTCTGGGAGCAATTTAGTGATTCACAAACAGCTCATTACACAAAGTATATAAAACATAATGGAAAATACTTTCCAAGTTTCAAATGGAACCATGAGTTTGCAGGACTGGAGTAATATTAGTAAAATACATATGTTGGCATGCACTTAATCTCATCGAATAATGCATTTTTTCCCTTCCTATCAAGGTCAAGTTGCAGAGCACTGCACTAGATGATTTCAGACAGCTCTACAGACCCTCAGGAATGATTCTAACTCCTCAGCATGGGAACAACACaggttctttttgtttgaaaccatttcctttttaattactTTCTGAAAGGCAAGTACATTTGAGCTGGACAAAATTCCCAGCGTTTTCTGTTGTATTATTCTCTACACATTTATCTAGTCTCCAAAAGCACTTGAATTTGCTCCAAGACATAGACTGTATTCTTGCAATCACTGGACGATTCTAGTTCCTTCAAACTACCCCACCCTACCCTACCCACCCCTATCTCGGAGTCACCCCCACATAAAACACTTCCCAGACCTTAGCGACTCATTTCTGCCTCTGGGCATATCACAAAGCTTGCTTCCCTCTCCCTAGGTGGGAGTACATCTCTTTCTTCCAGGTGGACCTTAACACTTCCTAGTCCTTGAAGAGAGCTTCCAGGCCTCATAAATGGTCCCAGATCCATGTAGATGAGCCGAATGCAGAGGCCAGCACGAGGAGAGACTTTCCAGCCCTAACAAATACACCCCAGTGAACTAGGTGACTCTGCAGACCCCCTTAACTCCTGGGGGAGTGAAGATCTCAAGATGGCCCCAAAAGCCTCTCAACAGACCGTAGCCTACGGTCGCACATAAAAACCATCTACGGCGCCTGCAGACGTGTCCAGGCTCAGCAATGGGAAGGAGGGCCGGCCTAGTCGCGGTCCAGGCCATACGAACGCCCTCTGGCACCCACGGGCGCGTCCCGGGCCCTAAGAAGGCCCCCTACTCAGAGACTGCCTTGGCCGCTGCAGCCGGGTCCGAGGGTGCCACGCTACGCTCTCCAGGCCCCGTGGCATACGGGCGACACTCGGAGACGACTAGCGACCCGACTCCGCCCCGCCCACCCCGCTAGGCCCGAGCCCCGCGGCCCGGACCGCCGCCGCCATCTTACCCCGCCGCTCGGGCTGCGGCTCCGGTCCCGGCGCGGGGCGGGGCGGAATGGGGCGGGGCTCACGATTTGAGCTGGGGAAGGGCGGAACCAAGTTGCCGCGGCGCTTGTCGGGATTTCAAGTACCCAGCTGGGTTTCCGAAAGGCCGGCCGCACCGGAGGCGACTCCGTTTCCCAGAAATCAATGCGTCATATGGAGGTGGAGTGCGCGCGCTGGATGCCGGGAGATGTAGTCCGTGTGAAGACTCCGTCACGCGGGGGACAGTGTAGGGGTGAGAGGTGAAGTGGGCGGGGCTGCTGGAGCGCGCGGTACTACCCCCTTCAGTGTCCTGCGTGCGCGGGGAAAAAGGCGGCGGATCAGGAAGTGATGTAAAAAAGGCGCTCCGTTGTTGAGATCCATGGGAATTGTAGTTCAATTAAGATGGATGCTACCCCGCCCATGGTTCGTCTTTTCTGAATATGATAcccttctaatttttttctcctataaatcctaagaagatttttttttgagacgctGTCTTATGTATCTCAGACGGGCTTGGAACTTGCTGCTGtcattctgcttctgtttccccagtgctgggactcgTCAGTTATCATGCCCAgcttctaaaattatttatttggggggggggtactagAGATTGAATTTAAATGCTCATACATGGTAGACAAACGTTCTATGTTATCACTAAACTGTATCTATAGtcctcttttcatttgtttgtttgtttgtttgttttaagataggtTCATTCTAAGATGTCCAGAATAGGCTTTAACTTAAAATAATCTCCGTTAAATTCAGAACTCAGGAGTCAAAACAGAGCACCTTTACTCAGGACAGGAAAGTCCAAACTCTGAGACTTCTGATTCAGAGCAGAAGAGTGAAGActcatttccctcttccttgGGACTCTGGAATTTCAATCCTCTTCCCTTTCAGGCCGTCAATACCATACCCTACACAAATGTAAGTGCTAAATCCTTCCACAACCCTCCCGGAGCACTCATGCCCTCGAACCCAGAATTCTGGGTCCCCAGACTCTCCATCCTTTGGCCCCATGAGTATAGACTCCCAGCTTTCCCAGTAGTAGTAAGGAGCCCCTCCCGACGCCCTGTTCTCCCTAGGACCAGAGAAATCTAAGTCTTTAACTCGATGCTCTCTTAGGAACCAGTGTCTGAGCTATAACCGCATCCTTCCAAAGCCCAGAAATCCTGGCTGTAGGCCCTTCTGGACCCGGACTTCCCGACTAGGATGAACTGGCTCATGGATTAGGAATGTGGTGATCTCACAGCCCGTCCTGCCCAGTTACCCTGCTGTCCCCCTCCAGGGCCCCAGCTCCCCTCCCAGTCTATCTTCCGTTTGGCTGGGACAGCGGGAACCGGAAGCCTAAGTCCCTAGACAGGCCGAGACGCCAGCCTCTAGACCGAAGCTGGGGCAGAGAACTTGGCGACAATCCCAGGGAGGAGGCGGAGATTCATTTTTGAGACCTGTGCTGTCCTAAGATCGCCCTATATACGGGCCAGAGAAGGAGCCGGCGAGCCACACCTACCAGAAACAGTGGTCCTTAGATAATACCTAGCGCAACATTTAATTTGCATATCCCCGCCCCGAAGAAAACTTTTTCGCCCAAGGATGCGGTTTATTAGCATAGCTCCTCCCAAAGGCGgactgcaagaggagagctcgTGGCTGGGCTTAGGGTGGACACAGGGTCATTAGCATATCCCCACCCCTCTTGGAATTCCCCGTTTTTGCAACCTTGTTTCCCCTACCCTTATTAGTCTTGCTCCTCCCTCACTCTGGCCTCGCCTCCTCCAGAAGCATCCGGAGACTCGTGTCCTCTGGCCAAAGCTCATGTTTATGCAGTAACATTAGCATAACCCACCCCTTGGTCTCTCCTGACTCCCCCTAGGCGGtagcggcggcagcagcagcggtgGCGACATGAGCAGCGGGGCGGCGTCCGGGACTGGGCGGGGGCGGCCCCGGGGCGGGGGGCCAGGACCCAGGGACCCCCCGCCCGGCGAGACTCACAAGCTGGTGGTCGTAGGCGGCGGCGGCGTGGGCAAGAGCGCGCTGACCATCCAGTTCATCCAGGTAGTGGGCCCTCACCGGGGAGGGTGTTCCCAAGATCGAGACTTTGAGCCCTTTGGGTTCCCTGAAACTTTCGCTTCTCCCAGAACCATCATTAAGACCCTCCTAAGAGGATCTCTAACCCTCTGATTGCGACTCCAAATGCCCAGGGCCTCCACCCCCTTCATGAGGGGAAGCTTTCTCCTAATATGTCCTGGGACAAATCACCCTCCTAGAGGTACCTGAGAGCCTTCATCCTAGGCTGTCTAGCCCTGCTCACCAACTGGGAGTACCCTAAATTCCAAACAGCTGCTCCATTCAGACCCCAAGCACTCCCCGAGGCTCTAATCTCCTGATCATTGCCCAGACTTTGATTCTAAGACTCAGCTGGGACCACTCTGTCCTAAAACAGGCACCCTGTAACCCCTGCTTGAAGAGGATTTCCCTTCAGACCTGAGATTTCAGGAAGATCCTGCTACATGACCATCCTAGGAAAACACCAATATCTGGCAGTACCCCATTCTGCTAAATGCAGCCCCCCATCCTACCCCCAGGGAAAACTACCATTTCTCCATCTTAAGTTCCCCACTCAAACTCCTTGCCCTCATCCCTGAAAACTCTAAGTAGCTCCCAAGTCATCtccagatttaaaaagaaaagcatagaaCTCAGGTTTTACACAGCCTTCAGAGACCTGTTACTTGGAAGGTTCTAGGTCCCATAAATAGACCTCTCCTACATCAGGAACTGACCCTCCAGAATGCTCCAGGCTGTTCTCACTCTTGGGCATCTATTTACTTTGGGGTCCTAAtcatcccacacacacacaccaaacctcATCCTCTCCATTCCTTGCACCCCTTTTAGCCCCAGCCCTCAACAAGCACTCTAGAGAGGAAGCCACCTTCAGCCTCAGCAGCCAAGTTCAGAAAATCCAGCCCAGCCCCGGAAACCTCCACCCAGTTCCCACGGGGAGCCTCCCCACAGCAGGGCAACACTAGGAAAGTGAGGGCCCACTTGCTGTTGTAGAAGTTCCTGGGTGATAGACATTCACAGACTAGGAGCCTCTGGCAATGCCGTTGAGAAACCTACAGTGAAAGAGTTCAAATTTGAGCCCCTAGCACCTAGGGCCAAACCTGGAGATGGCCAGAGAGGCCTGGTTGGAAGTAGCAGGACGCAGTCAGGAAGGGAGAGGCGGGATGAGGGTGGGGCTGCCTCTCCGAAGCAGGATTGGAACCTAGACCTTCCCAGGGGAGGAGACACTGGAGGCTGCTTGTGGAGGAGGGagcaagaggagggaaggaatgggggagggggagagaggaagggaagagagagacagcaagATAGGCAGCTACTTTGCTCAACCAGAATTCTCAGAAGCTGGTCGCTGACCAGTACCAGGTCAAGTGTTAAGTGTTGAGCAGGGAATTCTCGCCAATCAAAACTGTTAAATGGTATAGTCTCTTCATCCTCGATTCTCCAAGTGATGAAACAGCCTCGGAGACAGAAAGTGATTTGTTCAAAGTGACGCAGCTGGTGTAATGATGGCAAAGGCTGAAGAAAACAGAGGGGCTAAGAGAGGAAAACGGGGACAGGCATCGGTGACAGGGACCCACAACCTGACACCTGGAAAGGTGGAAACAGCACCACCAGGAGCAGGTTAGAGATccagagagaaaggaggtggacagaaacccagagaggggagagggaaagagatgggaCCATCAAAGACAGAGAGATCAGAGATGGGCGGGGGGGCCCTGAGACacagtaagagggagagagaccaagagaaaaagacagagactttgAGACtcaggagggggcagggagagaaagacagagacacagagagaggggggacagAGACTTGGAGAAGTATGGGGACAggactcacacaccacacacacatacacacacacaaacacacacacacacatacagattgCTTCAGTGACAGTGATCTTCTCTATCCCCCAGTCCTACTTTGTGTCTGACTATGACCCCACCATTGAAGATTCCTACACAAAGATCTGCACTGTGGATGGCATCCCTGCACGGCTGGACAGTGAGGATGGGATGGCTGGGctaggaagggaggcagggggcAAGGCTCAGGGGATTTGTGAACATGCCCAGGACAACCTGGGACCCACacgtttctctctctgtctccacagtCCTGGACACTGCCGGGCAAGAGGAATTTGGTGCCATGCGGGAGCAGTACATGCGTGCTGGCAACGGCTTCCTGCTGGTGTTTGCCATTAACGACAGGCAGAGGTGAAGGGGATGCTGGTGGGCCTGGCTGAGCACAGGGCAGGTTCCTGCTAAGGTGGTGCCTCATGCTACTGACTTCTCTTGCAGTTTCAATGAGGTGGGCAAGCTCTTCACACAGATCCTCAGAGTCAAGGACCGGGATGATTTCCCCATTGTGTTGGTTGGGAACAAGGCAGATCTGGAGAACCAGCGCCAGGTTTGGGATGTCCCCTCCCCTGGTCACCCCCATTAGACCTAGGAAGCTCTCTCAGGTGCCCATCTCCTACTCTGGATCCCTGGTCCCTCTACTGTCACAACTTTCACTTAGAGATGACCCCCCCAAGAGGAATCACCCATCGCTGAGCCACACCCCTGGCCATCACTGAGGGATTCTAGCCAGGACCCCTAGCACTGAGCCATGGTCCTGGCCCT
Encoded here:
- the Rras gene encoding ras-related protein R-Ras; translated protein: MSSGAASGTGRGRPRGGGPGPRDPPPGETHKLVVVGGGGVGKSALTIQFIQSYFVSDYDPTIEDSYTKICTVDGIPARLDILDTAGQEEFGAMREQYMRAGNGFLLVFAINDRQSFNEVGKLFTQILRVKDRDDFPIVLVGNKADLENQRQVLRSEASSFSASHHMTYFEASAKLRLNVDEAFEQLVRAVRKYQEQELPPSPPSAPRKKDGGCPCVLL